The nucleotide sequence ttatTTGAGGAGGGAGAGCCATCTTGTCGTGCgatgtgcatgtacatttcatgagcattgatcttccctaatatttgagttggtgtagcattGGAAAGATCTCCTTGATGGAGCACGGTGACaatgtgtccatatttgtcaatgggaagaACACACAAGATCTTTCTCATGACATCGGATGGTTGCaattgtgtgagtccaagcccattgacttcctctacaatgACATTCAAACGAGAGTACATTTCATTACCACTTTCATttggaagcatttcaaaagaatttagctttctCTTAACgaggtgatagcgttcctcatgctcactcttggttccctcatggagcacacaaatatcTGACCATAGTGCACGGGAGTCTTTGTGGTTCTGAACATGGTTGAACAcgtccttgcaaaggcctctaaagaggatgtttctagcctttgcattccacttctcatagtgaATCTCATCACCAATAGGGTTTgtaggatccttaggttttggaaaCCCTTGTGCGGCGGCTCTAAGCACTctaacatctaaagcctctagatATGTCTCcatacgaattttccaataaggaaattCGTCTCCTTCAAAGAAGGGATGGAGTCCATCTccatgggacatcttgctctaggcagttaagcctaattCTAAGAGCACtcagctccgataccaattgaaaggatcaagatgcctaagaggggggtgaattgggcttctCTAAaaattctttcaataattaagccctaatCAAAACCCACTTCACCCCTAGTGCCTAAAAGTGTAGCTATTATTCTACGGTACAAAGAGTTTTGCAACCTAGTTCCAATCCTATACTAGCAaatcaattctatgaatgtaaaggcaAGAAATGAAtttctcaaagtaaatactcaaagcaAAGAGaggaaaggaacacggcgatgttttgccaaggtatcagagagtcagcacttcccactagtcctcgttggagcacccgcgcaagggtatagctcccccttgatccgcgcaaggatcaagtgctctctacgggctgattcttcgccACTCCGGCtcagtgaatcgcccacaaccgctcacaagtcgagttgggtcatccacaagcttcaaTGGATGATCACcacactcccaatcaccaccaaaccgtctaggtgatgccgatcaccaagagtaacaagcacgaactctcacttgaccaaaccaagcctaatgagatgagtggatgcacacttgctactctcaaagcactaatgaggtccttaatcttgagaTTATCAAATCACAAACTCCTCACTAGGCACTTGCTCTCCCTTGGACTCAAAGGTGTTCTTTAGCTGATCAACTGagcaagagagatatgttagaggAGTAAGAgaagtataaataccccccatAACCAAACATACCCATTGAGGTTCAAACCAGCTTGttaagtgacgaccggacgcgtctgtcgggttgaccggacgtgtccgatcagtagcCAACGACTACATGATGTCAACTCAACAgctctgaccggactctaacacgcgtccgatcaacactaaccggacgcgtccggtcaatgatttcactctctggaacctctctatgtAACGACCGAACTCAGGTCAGTGTCcaatcagcactgaccgaacgcgtccggtcatgaaaaacactctctggaaccttactgtgtAACGACCGGACTCTGCCCTTGGGCatgtccggtgcagcgtctggtgctCTTTGGAGAGCAAACCCTAGTGACAGTCGCGTCCGGTCCGCTCTGGCACAGTGTTCGGTGACTTAACCTAGCCttgttgtactgaccggacgcatccggtcgactAGAAAACACTCCATTCACTTGCAAATCAAATTTCTTTGTGAATGAAAAATGTTCCACATGATCTTTAGGGCATCTCTTAGCTACCTAGTGCtatgtttgacaagtgtgcaccacacctaaaccattagactcacctaggtcaagctactcgctCATACCCCCCTTTATCGTACGgtcaaagaaaaaaacaaagtcttaaTCTACTCTAAATGCCTCTCAACACCAAATGGCACTTAGAACTAGATCGTGCTTAACCTTGTCaaccatcctttgaaaaccgaaacgattccatcgataggggcatgaacactattgattgcccaatcaatcaccattatcgtgacctaacttaatttgcctctataaaatacacgttagtcacaataatcttacattgtcattaatcactaaaaccactaggggcctagatgctttcacatagcataataggaacaacgatggatcgatGGATCAACCGGAGGACTTGGTGTTTGACCAAAAGATGGTGCTATGGTGATCACGTCATGAAGATGGAGTACTAATTGTTGGTTATaattacccaggcaagcctcggtgcataacccctactattctacactttatattatgcttgtgcattaagttttaaggagttgaatggaacccacctgcatatatatccttatcatgtgagtcttactagtatgaaaggattgtgtagattgccatgctataggactccggtagaagtcgagtgattgtctgtcccTCGCGAGAGATAGGATTATATATTACTGCTATTACTATCATGTTACTATCACATGGCTTATATGTGGATAATAAATGGAGACCGTACGGGACTGTACTGTGGACTTTGGATGGACTGGGACTTGGTTAGGCAACAGAGCGAGGCTCTGGTTGCGTTGtcccgcctatgtcgattgatgatcgtccgttgttgtggatggtagtcaggtcacagacttttatcctgagcacatacttgcttaagagagcgggaaggcttgttactctcttgtcatgggttccggctcttttcggaccgactgattggaggcagggatagGTGGAGGTCTTAGCACCACACTAAGGTAGGGCCTCAGTGCTGGGGGCTTTGAGTCcatgtttggacggggacctggaccccttgacaagaGTGGAACGGGTTGGTCTTGTCTGTGCTCAAGGTGAAGAtgaggcgtgtgttttggggtacccagttgggatacattgattcgcgaatcaccattTCTTGGAGatggtaccgacttggctatggtatGGCACCATAGCAAGAACTGGAACAGAGATgatataaaatggttctgattactTACCACTTGCTTGGAGGTAggataggtgcttacctagattggTTAGCCAATGGACTAAAAATGGCTgctaaaactttgaatataaggatgcactattagttatgcttcctacaaattcattAAACCAGCAAgctaaataagccttgcatatccttggagtcttttatttttctcttatcggataagtcttgcggagtacaattgagtactcagggttttattcccctgttgtaggtgataggtggattgctagagctgacccttgtgtatggatagcttctggtgggctcagagatgatTCCTTTTTACGCTATGTAGGTAGTGTTTaattataaccctcactaaatgtttttataaaaaaaagttttataatctactAATATATCTTGTATATAAATGTTCACCATGTTAATGCTTCACCATGTCATGAAATAAatctttatttccgctgtaactctggtcatatgtttattttccgctgcaagatAAAACTTGTGAACCTAAAATGTATATACCCCTTTCATATGTAAATTGTCTTAATTCCACTGTTGCATTTAACTTGCGTAATACTCTGAtgctgtaataaagtgatgtaagaaatggttaagaatggtGTAAGCTTTATTCACTCGTTTATGATCTTgataaaaaatgtggatcttcgaGTTCTCCCGTTGGGTATGCTGGACGGAATTTGTCTGATTTAGTGCGCTCACTTGGGTACTTAGTCTCTAATGAAAGACGAGTACCTTGGGAGTGGATtaatttgggcggttctgccacagtgatGCTCCACCACGTGCCTTCCGAGGTTCAGCTAGCGGATTTCTTCACCAAGGCACAGACACAGGCCCAACATAGATTCTTGCTCTCCAAACTCAGTGTTGTAGATCCACCGTGAGTTTGAAGGGGTGTGTTAGATGTACAGATGTGTGTGTAGTATTTTTCTTCTACTTGGAGGGTTCCTTTGCATATGTACACTCACTCACTTGTATATCTGCCTTTGGGCATGGTAATACACTTGTTGGCCTCATTCTAACATTACCGAGGTCTGGCGGGATGGTCCCAATGAGATTGTTGTCATTATGGGCAAGAAAACCCATATTCTTAAGACAACCTATTCCCCGAGGAATTGCACCCTTTAACAAGTTATGGTAGAGATGCAACTCCTTAAGGTTGGAACAATTTGTGAGCCTATCTGGAATAACCCTATCCAGTGAATTGTAGCTTAGATTAAGGACTTGCATCTTCTGGAGATTGTTAAGATCAGGTATCTGGCTAGAGAACTGATTGCTAGACAAGTCTAGTGTATGAAGGTATGTTAGGTTTCCAACAGATGGAGAAATAGAGCCTGACAGGCCTTGATTGGCAAGGTTGAGTGCTGTGACTCGCCCGTGGTTCTTCAAGTTACTACACGTGACACCTCTCCACCTGCAGTAGTGGATGCTAGAGTTCCACGAGCTCAAGGATCCTGAAGGGTCATTGGCGATGACTGCCTTGAAATCAAGCAAGGCGAGAG is from Miscanthus floridulus cultivar M001 chromosome 7, ASM1932011v1, whole genome shotgun sequence and encodes:
- the LOC136467352 gene encoding uncharacterized protein isoform X2 → MSHGDGLHPFFEGDEFPYWKIRMETYLEALDVRVLRAAAQGFPKPKDPTNPIGDEIHYEKWNAKARNILFRGLCKDVFNHVQNHKDSRALWSDICVLHEGTKSEHEERYHLVKRKLNSFEMLPNESGNEMYSRLNVIVEEVNGLGLTQLQPSDVMRKILCVLPIDKYGHIVTVLHQGDLSNATPTQILGKINAHEMYMHIARQDGSPSSNKKKDLAFKASQERKGKAKFEASFDSSSEEVDDTNIALMVRRTTKMLKKSNRKGVKFDSKKKKFFTSSKRKPISKLDCYNCGELGHLAHQCPKPKKDKFKKKYKDNKDDLSDDEKKREKPYKKKDGKKKQYHKKKNGKTYIVGDWLMDIESSSGSSGEDSDDEKERVAALVIGSSLPPPSPPSSSSTHLCLMAKGDQKVNYKTGGNH